Proteins from a single region of Actinomycetota bacterium:
- a CDS encoding SDR family NAD(P)-dependent oxidoreductase — MSERPLAGRTAIVTGSSRGMGVRTAYQLAMLGASTAVSYVRSKDLAEELASRIAEGGGTAQAFQADLTEPDGAASLVAQTVEAFGRLDILVCNVGGFLRKPFEETTFDDWRWQFAQNTDTMFLCIQAALPHLKESGAGRIVNLAAAGAEFPVQKKNFTAYASAKAAVVAMTRALAHELAEHAITVNCISPGIVSDNAPTREEAVAIGHVKHTPVGRVGSAQDIADAVAFLVRPEADYITGAVLEVGGGWRL; from the coding sequence GTGAGCGAGCGTCCGCTCGCCGGCCGGACGGCGATAGTCACCGGGTCCTCGCGGGGGATGGGGGTCCGGACCGCCTACCAGCTCGCGATGCTCGGCGCATCGACCGCGGTCTCCTACGTGCGGTCGAAGGACCTGGCGGAGGAGCTCGCGTCCCGGATCGCCGAGGGAGGCGGGACCGCGCAGGCGTTCCAGGCCGACCTGACCGAGCCGGACGGGGCGGCCTCCCTCGTCGCGCAGACCGTGGAGGCCTTCGGTCGGTTGGACATCCTCGTGTGCAACGTGGGCGGGTTCCTGCGCAAGCCCTTCGAGGAGACGACGTTCGACGACTGGCGGTGGCAGTTCGCGCAGAACACGGACACGATGTTCCTCTGCATCCAGGCCGCCCTCCCGCACCTGAAGGAGAGCGGGGCGGGCCGGATCGTGAACCTCGCCGCGGCGGGAGCCGAGTTCCCCGTCCAGAAGAAGAACTTCACCGCCTACGCGTCCGCGAAGGCGGCCGTCGTCGCGATGACCCGTGCGCTCGCGCACGAGCTCGCCGAGCACGCCATCACCGTCAACTGCATCTCGCCGGGGATCGTCTCGGACAACGCACCCACGCGCGAGGAGGCGGTGGCGATCGGACACGTGAAGCACACGCCGGTCGGACGCGTGGGTTCGGCTCAGGACATCGCCGACGCCGTCGCCTTCCTGGTGCGGCCGGAGGCTGACTACATCACCGGTGCCGTCCTCGAGGTCGGCGGCGGCTGGCGGCTGTAG
- a CDS encoding DUF1206 domain-containing protein gives MGAQSKARDVARSNRRPIAVAGRVGMGSVGVSFALVSLLSTLIALRGRDEAASQQGAVAQVAGEPWGKALLVVIALGLLAYAGWGLVCAATGEAVEDQEDRGPWTRLAYGARGVFYAALAVGALGMALRGSGGGQEQEQTASLLSLPAGRWIVGGVGVALIVSGLANAYWGLSGRFKDQMRTWEIPRRRERLLSALSRFSLVSRLLVFGLIGVFLVRAAVQHDPTEAKGLDDALAELARTPLGTLLLLVVAAGLVSYAVFRLMEARYRKL, from the coding sequence GTGGGAGCCCAGTCGAAGGCCCGGGACGTTGCGCGGTCGAACCGACGCCCCATAGCGGTCGCCGGACGGGTGGGGATGGGCTCCGTAGGCGTGTCGTTCGCGCTCGTGAGCCTGCTCTCGACCCTGATCGCCCTGAGGGGGAGGGACGAGGCCGCATCTCAGCAGGGTGCGGTGGCCCAGGTGGCAGGCGAGCCGTGGGGCAAGGCGCTGCTCGTGGTGATCGCCCTGGGCCTACTCGCGTACGCGGGCTGGGGGCTCGTGTGCGCGGCGACGGGCGAAGCCGTCGAGGACCAGGAGGACCGCGGTCCGTGGACGCGGCTGGCGTACGGGGCTCGCGGCGTCTTCTACGCCGCTCTCGCCGTGGGAGCGCTGGGGATGGCGCTGCGCGGCAGTGGAGGAGGACAGGAGCAGGAGCAGACGGCGAGCCTCCTGTCCCTGCCGGCCGGGCGTTGGATCGTCGGGGGGGTCGGAGTGGCGCTGATCGTGTCCGGGCTCGCGAACGCCTACTGGGGGTTGTCCGGGAGGTTCAAGGACCAGATGCGGACCTGGGAGATCCCGCGCCGGCGAGAGCGTCTGCTGTCCGCGCTCAGCCGGTTCTCACTCGTCTCCCGCCTGCTCGTGTTCGGCCTGATCGGGGTCTTCCTCGTGCGGGCGGCGGTCCAGCACGACCCGACCGAGGCCAAGGGGCTCGATGACGCGCTGGCCGAGCTCGCCCGGACGCCTCTGGGGACGCTCCTGCTCCTGGTGGTGGCGGCCGGGCTGGTGTCCTACGCCGTCTTCCGGCTGATGGAAGCCCGCTACCGCAAGCTCTGA
- a CDS encoding DUF362 domain-containing protein — protein MSSESSVVAVARNDDISVAIEEALALLDLDDLFTGKLVAVKPNETYAEADDTSGVTQPDTLRAVLRYVKARDPRELVVTGGAGAAETDEVFRHAGLDRVLTEEEVEFFDHNRPPFEEVTLDYPSNDPEVTGPQQKVMVNPRVLTYETLVAVNQLKLHRTATVTMALKNIAMSYPAADHYGHPRADEDHQHCFFDDMHSFIAAMAARFEISLAITVGHPAMIGTGPLNGHPVETGLAIASRDPVAADVVGARLLGFSAQGVRHLWEAGRMGLGQTDTEQMEFPGMSLREAAEAFSEAAYGRRLTLGTD, from the coding sequence ATGTCCAGCGAGAGCTCCGTCGTCGCCGTCGCCCGTAACGACGACATCTCGGTGGCGATCGAGGAAGCGCTGGCGTTGCTCGACCTCGACGACCTGTTCACCGGGAAGCTCGTCGCCGTCAAGCCGAACGAGACGTACGCGGAGGCCGACGACACCTCGGGCGTGACCCAGCCCGACACGCTGCGCGCGGTGCTTCGGTACGTGAAGGCCCGGGACCCGCGGGAGCTCGTCGTCACCGGGGGGGCGGGCGCCGCCGAGACCGACGAGGTCTTCCGCCACGCTGGACTGGACCGCGTCCTGACGGAGGAGGAGGTGGAGTTCTTCGACCACAACCGTCCCCCGTTCGAAGAGGTGACGCTCGACTACCCGAGCAACGATCCAGAGGTGACGGGTCCGCAGCAGAAGGTGATGGTGAACCCACGCGTCCTCACGTACGAGACGCTCGTGGCCGTGAACCAACTGAAGCTGCACCGCACGGCGACGGTGACGATGGCGCTCAAGAACATCGCGATGTCCTATCCGGCGGCCGACCACTACGGACACCCGCGCGCGGACGAGGACCACCAGCACTGCTTCTTCGACGACATGCACTCGTTCATCGCCGCCATGGCCGCCCGCTTCGAGATCTCGCTGGCGATCACGGTCGGGCACCCGGCCATGATCGGGACCGGTCCTCTCAACGGGCACCCGGTCGAGACGGGGCTGGCGATAGCCAGCCGCGACCCCGTCGCCGCGGACGTGGTGGGGGCGCGGCTGCTGGGGTTCAGCGCCCAGGGGGTCCGGCACCTGTGGGAGGCGGGTCGCATGGGTCTCGGCCAGACGGACACGGAGCAGATGGAGTTCCCGGGCATGTCGCTGCGCGAGGCGGCCGAGGCCTTCAGCGAGGCCGCCTACGGACGGCGCCTCACCCTGGGGACCGATTAG
- a CDS encoding TraR/DksA C4-type zinc finger protein has protein sequence MDRDTIRQRLLERKAEIEETVEAARATGQFDEMRDDTTGEFDPDDAADVGSETFEREQTFSIMVSAEERVREVEAALERLEKGSYGRCEMCNTEIPPARLEAKPEARFCVEHQDEISRVG, from the coding sequence GTGGACCGCGACACCATCAGGCAGCGTCTGCTCGAGCGCAAGGCTGAGATCGAGGAGACCGTCGAGGCAGCCCGGGCGACCGGCCAGTTCGACGAGATGCGCGACGACACCACCGGCGAGTTCGATCCCGACGACGCGGCCGACGTGGGCTCTGAGACGTTCGAGCGCGAGCAGACCTTCTCGATCATGGTCAGCGCCGAGGAGAGGGTCCGGGAGGTGGAGGCCGCCCTGGAGCGCCTCGAGAAGGGCAGCTACGGCAGGTGCGAGATGTGCAACACGGAGATCCCACCGGCCCGGCTCGAGGCGAAGCCCGAGGCGCGCTTCTGCGTCGAGCACCAGGACGAGATCTCGCGCGTCGGGTGA
- a CDS encoding R2-like ligand-binding oxidase has protein sequence MTISPPHRAYTDWASPKGFRTDILPYRLWERARRLAWDPSDIDFSSDAADWASLPAEHRFMIAGLARGFMIGEESVTLDIMPLAIAVADEGRVEEAMYLTTFAYEEANHTDLFRRWFNAIGFDIEEMDSAFRARAEAAGLPIPAPDEPRTAMFESELPRVMRRLLVDRSPEAFLDAGVTYNQFVEGCLAISGYRLWSQMFEQFGVLSGLREGLTYVQRDERRHIAYGTYLCRRIIAAHPELFEFARTRMYELRDFYFDTQFPVLTAARAVGNTEIAGSASAAVGPFQQQTMIQVERRVAVLERARSLSVEEAERGTGAEEAEVELEHA, from the coding sequence ATGACCATCAGCCCGCCCCATCGGGCGTACACCGACTGGGCCTCGCCGAAGGGGTTCCGGACCGACATCCTCCCCTACCGGCTGTGGGAACGCGCCCGGCGGCTGGCGTGGGACCCGTCCGACATCGATTTCAGCTCCGACGCGGCCGACTGGGCGTCGCTCCCGGCCGAGCACCGGTTCATGATCGCCGGACTGGCCAGGGGGTTCATGATCGGCGAGGAGTCGGTGACCCTGGACATCATGCCGCTCGCGATCGCGGTGGCCGACGAGGGTCGCGTGGAGGAAGCGATGTACCTCACCACGTTCGCCTACGAGGAGGCCAACCACACGGACCTCTTCCGACGGTGGTTCAACGCTATCGGGTTCGACATCGAGGAGATGGACTCAGCGTTCCGGGCCCGGGCCGAGGCCGCCGGTCTCCCCATCCCGGCCCCCGACGAGCCGCGGACGGCCATGTTCGAGTCGGAGCTCCCCCGCGTGATGCGTCGACTCCTCGTCGATCGGTCGCCTGAGGCGTTCCTCGACGCAGGCGTCACGTACAACCAGTTCGTGGAGGGGTGCCTCGCGATATCGGGTTACCGGCTCTGGAGCCAGATGTTCGAACAGTTCGGCGTCCTGTCCGGTCTCCGCGAAGGCCTGACCTACGTGCAGCGCGACGAACGGCGGCACATCGCCTACGGCACCTACCTGTGCCGGCGGATCATCGCGGCCCATCCGGAGCTGTTCGAGTTCGCCCGGACGCGGATGTACGAGCTGCGCGACTTCTACTTCGACACCCAGTTCCCGGTCCTGACGGCGGCGCGGGCCGTCGGCAACACGGAGATCGCCGGGAGCGCGAGCGCGGCGGTGGGTCCGTTCCAGCAGCAGACGATGATCCAGGTGGAGCGGCGGGTCGCGGTCCTGGAGCGGGCCCGGTCGCTGTCCGTCGAGGAGGCTGAGCGCGGGACGGGAGCCGAAGAGGCCGAGGTCGAGCTCGAGCACGCCTGA
- a CDS encoding STAS domain-containing protein: protein MSTLGPLRWELAESNGLPSLRFFGEIDMSTAEELGFALAEVEADTRDLLLDLRGVTFMDSTGISAIVGVHQQFNREGRRLLVAPSEPVQRVFEVTGLLEKLNILR from the coding sequence ATGAGTACGCTGGGGCCACTCAGATGGGAGCTCGCGGAATCCAACGGGCTCCCCTCCTTGAGGTTCTTCGGCGAGATCGACATGTCGACCGCCGAGGAGCTCGGTTTCGCGCTGGCCGAGGTCGAGGCCGACACGCGGGACCTCCTCCTCGACCTCCGCGGCGTCACGTTCATGGACTCCACCGGGATCAGCGCGATCGTCGGTGTCCACCAGCAGTTCAACCGGGAGGGGCGGCGCCTGCTGGTCGCGCCCTCGGAACCCGTGCAGCGGGTGTTCGAGGTGACCGGCCTGCTCGAGAAGCTGAACATCCTGCGCTGA
- a CDS encoding VTT domain-containing protein, with protein sequence MDLERLEESSRIRTALVVLAGVRGVVALAAIPLAPLLYREHFVVLVLMRPTKEVLLAAGFLIRLGRVGLLPTVLAALPLIVLGVWLFYFLGRQCADAIVSGKGLGRTVRRILHPDRVATMRDLVERKGEKVVFIGRLAAFPSTAVAAAAGSAGMPARRFLLVDALGAVAALAEVLVAGYLLGHAYDRAGPWIAGAGLVALVAVAVIVTRALRRD encoded by the coding sequence ATGGATCTCGAACGTCTGGAGGAGAGCAGCCGGATAAGGACGGCCCTCGTGGTGCTGGCCGGCGTACGCGGCGTGGTCGCGCTCGCCGCCATCCCGCTCGCCCCGTTGCTGTACCGGGAACACTTCGTGGTCCTGGTGCTGATGAGGCCGACGAAGGAGGTCCTCCTGGCGGCGGGGTTCCTCATCCGCCTCGGCCGGGTGGGTCTGCTCCCCACCGTCCTGGCTGCGCTCCCGCTGATAGTCCTGGGGGTCTGGCTCTTCTACTTCCTGGGACGGCAGTGCGCCGATGCGATCGTCTCCGGAAAGGGCCTGGGGCGCACCGTGAGGCGCATCCTGCACCCGGACCGGGTGGCGACGATGCGCGACCTGGTGGAGAGGAAGGGCGAGAAGGTGGTCTTCATCGGACGACTGGCCGCCTTCCCATCGACAGCGGTCGCCGCGGCCGCGGGATCGGCCGGGATGCCCGCCCGTAGGTTCCTGCTCGTGGACGCGCTGGGCGCGGTCGCAGCGTTGGCCGAGGTCCTCGTGGCGGGGTACCTGCTCGGGCACGCGTACGACCGGGCCGGACCGTGGATCGCGGGCGCGGGCCTGGTTGCCCTGGTCGCCGTGGCGGTGATCGTGACGAGGGCGCTGCGCCGGGACTAG